A genomic stretch from Edaphobacter aggregans includes:
- a CDS encoding Maf family protein, giving the protein MLILASASPRRRELLTQAGLTFTVDSADINEDRLPHEIAAAYVQRLAEEKAQTIWNLRRSLDTPEDPLIVLGADTCVVCDGHILGKPANPDHARRMLQLLCGRTHAVLTGIAAATRAKIVSDVEVTQVTFNVLTDSEIADYIATGDPLDKAGAYAIQGYAARWIPRIEGCYFNVVGLPIARTITLLEEARAKLGHIDRQRS; this is encoded by the coding sequence ATGCTCATCCTGGCTTCAGCCTCGCCGCGCCGACGCGAACTCCTCACTCAGGCCGGACTCACCTTCACCGTCGACTCCGCCGACATCAACGAAGACCGCCTTCCCCACGAAATCGCCGCCGCCTACGTTCAGCGCCTCGCCGAAGAGAAGGCCCAAACCATCTGGAATCTCCGCCGCTCGCTCGATACGCCCGAAGACCCGCTCATCGTCCTCGGCGCAGACACCTGCGTCGTCTGCGACGGCCACATCCTGGGCAAGCCCGCCAACCCCGACCACGCCCGCCGTATGCTTCAGCTACTCTGCGGCCGCACCCACGCCGTTCTCACAGGCATAGCCGCCGCCACCCGCGCCAAAATCGTCAGCGACGTCGAAGTCACCCAGGTCACCTTCAACGTTCTCACAGACTCCGAAATCGCCGACTACATCGCCACCGGCGACCCTCTCGACAAAGCCGGAGCCTACGCAATCCAGGGCTACGCCGCCCGCTGGATCCCCCGCATCGAAGGCTGCTACTTCAATGTAGTCGGCCTCCCCATAGCCCGCACCATCACCCTCCTCGAAGAAGCCCGCGCCAAACTAGGGCATATCGATCGCCAGCGTAGTTGA